In the genome of Fulvivirga maritima, one region contains:
- the folP gene encoding dihydropteroate synthase, with the protein MGKDTVFSNKSTLNISGNLLSLAKPVVMGILNVTPDSFFDGGQHNTEKEAIKKATQLLQDGADMIDIGGYSSRPDAIDISPEEEIKRIVPTIKNIKSEFPKSIISIDTFRANVAEAAINAGADIINDISGGTLDDTMFDTVAQLDVPYILMHMKGTPQSMQKETAYDDLLLDILDFFQKSLSNLREKGVKDIVLDPGFGFAKTVDQNYVLLKNLHYFDSLGLPLLVGISRKSMIYKELNIEPAEALNGTTVLNTMALMNGAKILRVHDVKEAVEAVKLFNLTYN; encoded by the coding sequence GTGGGGAAAGATACAGTTTTTTCAAATAAAAGTACGCTTAACATTAGCGGAAATCTACTTAGCCTGGCCAAGCCTGTGGTCATGGGAATATTAAATGTTACACCCGATTCTTTCTTTGATGGCGGACAGCATAACACGGAGAAAGAAGCCATAAAAAAAGCAACTCAGCTACTACAAGATGGCGCTGACATGATTGACATAGGCGGCTATTCTTCTCGGCCTGATGCTATTGATATTTCTCCTGAAGAAGAGATAAAAAGGATAGTACCTACTATAAAAAACATAAAATCAGAATTTCCTAAGAGCATTATTTCCATAGACACTTTTAGGGCTAATGTAGCAGAAGCAGCAATAAATGCGGGAGCAGACATTATAAATGACATTTCCGGAGGCACACTAGATGATACAATGTTTGATACTGTAGCCCAACTAGATGTTCCCTACATACTTATGCATATGAAAGGCACACCTCAATCTATGCAAAAAGAAACCGCCTACGATGACCTACTTTTAGACATCCTTGATTTTTTTCAAAAAAGTTTGAGCAATCTTCGTGAAAAAGGCGTTAAAGATATAGTACTGGATCCTGGATTTGGTTTTGCAAAAACAGTAGATCAAAATTATGTATTACTAAAAAATTTACACTATTTTGATTCTTTAGGGCTACCTTTGTTAGTAGGCATCTCTCGTAAATCTATGATTTACAAGGAGCTTAACATTGAGCCTGCAGAAGCACTCAATGGAACTACTGTATTAAACACTATGGCCCTGATGAACGGCGCTAAAATCTTAAGGGTTCATGATGTAAAAGAAGCTGTGGAGGCTGTAAAACTTTTTAATTTGACATATAACTAA
- the cdaA gene encoding diadenylate cyclase CdaA, with protein sequence MILLFSIGFLEVSWVDIFDIMLVSVLLYQVYKLMRGSVAVKIFLGVLSLYLLYLIVRALQMELLGLILGQFMGVGVLAAIILFQPEIRKFLLLVGKTTDFNKGDFWNNLFIWKKRAAKETYNITPIIEASKTLGGSNTGALIVISKDSELKFYAESGDIIDAQLSKRLLLSIFNKYSPLHDGAVIVFKGKIKAARCVLPVSESDSLPAQFGLRHRAALGMSEVTDTIVLIVSEETGQFSLARNGKLTHNLSPQELRKKINDYLHSEEQKEAKEEEVVEKETSKIKGEAKAGI encoded by the coding sequence TTGATATTACTTTTTAGCATAGGTTTTTTAGAAGTAAGTTGGGTTGACATCTTCGATATTATGCTGGTAAGTGTGCTACTTTACCAGGTATACAAACTTATGCGCGGAAGTGTAGCTGTAAAAATCTTCCTCGGCGTATTATCTCTTTACCTTTTATACCTGATTGTACGCGCCCTGCAAATGGAGTTGCTAGGCTTGATTCTAGGGCAATTCATGGGAGTAGGTGTGTTAGCCGCTATTATTCTATTTCAGCCAGAGATCAGAAAATTCTTATTACTAGTCGGTAAAACCACTGACTTCAACAAAGGAGACTTTTGGAATAACCTTTTTATTTGGAAGAAAAGAGCCGCGAAAGAAACGTATAACATCACTCCTATAATAGAAGCTTCAAAAACACTTGGAGGATCTAACACAGGAGCACTAATAGTAATATCAAAAGACTCAGAGCTCAAATTCTACGCTGAATCAGGTGATATTATAGATGCGCAATTATCAAAAAGGCTACTTTTATCTATTTTTAACAAATACAGCCCACTGCATGATGGCGCTGTGATTGTATTCAAAGGAAAAATAAAAGCTGCCAGATGTGTGCTGCCAGTATCTGAAAGTGATAGCTTACCTGCACAGTTTGGTTTGAGACACCGTGCAGCATTAGGTATGTCTGAAGTAACTGACACCATAGTGCTCATTGTATCTGAAGAAACAGGACAGTTTTCTTTGGCAAGAAATGGCAAGCTTACTCATAACTTATCACCGCAAGAGCTTAGGAAAAAAATAAATGATTACCTGCACTCAGAAGAGCAAAAAGAAGCAAAAGAAGAGGAAGTAGTAGAAAAAGAAACTTCTAAAATAAAAGGAGAAGCTAAAGCAGGCATTTAA
- the kbl gene encoding glycine C-acetyltransferase, with product MYDTLKLKLEKELASIKEAGLYKSERVITTPQGADIKTTEGKEVINFCANNYLGLSSHPEVLKAAKATIDTHGFGMSSVRFICGTQDIHKELEDKISEFLGMEDTILYAAAFDANGGVFEPLLGPEDAIISDSLNHASIIDGVRLCKAMRYRYNHNDMADLEAKLKEADEAGAKEKIIVTDGVFSMDGTIAQLDKICDLADKYGALVMSDECHSTGFMGKTGRGVHEYRDVMGRIDIITGTLGKALGGASGGFTAARKEIVELLRQRSRPYLFSNTLAPSITGASIAVIDMLSQTTDLRDKLEWNTKYFREAMTEAGFNIKPGEHPIVPIMLYDAPLAQQFAESLLEKGIYVIGFFYPVVPKGQARIRVQISAAHDQEHLDKAIKAFTEVGKELKVIK from the coding sequence ATGTACGATACGCTGAAGTTAAAATTAGAAAAAGAATTAGCTTCTATTAAGGAGGCCGGATTATATAAAAGTGAGCGAGTGATCACTACCCCGCAGGGAGCTGATATTAAAACTACTGAAGGGAAAGAAGTGATTAACTTCTGTGCTAATAATTATTTAGGACTTTCTTCTCACCCAGAAGTGCTAAAGGCAGCAAAAGCTACTATTGATACTCATGGTTTTGGAATGTCTTCGGTACGTTTCATCTGTGGTACGCAGGATATTCATAAAGAGTTAGAAGACAAGATCTCTGAGTTTTTAGGTATGGAAGATACCATACTTTATGCTGCTGCTTTTGATGCCAATGGAGGAGTTTTTGAGCCTCTTTTAGGTCCTGAAGATGCTATTATTTCTGACTCACTAAATCATGCATCTATTATTGATGGTGTAAGACTGTGTAAAGCCATGCGTTACAGATACAATCATAATGATATGGCTGATCTGGAAGCTAAGTTGAAAGAAGCAGACGAGGCAGGAGCTAAAGAAAAGATAATAGTGACTGATGGTGTGTTTTCTATGGACGGAACGATTGCGCAGCTCGATAAAATCTGTGATCTGGCAGATAAGTATGGAGCATTAGTGATGTCTGATGAGTGTCACTCCACTGGCTTTATGGGTAAAACGGGTAGAGGTGTGCATGAGTATAGAGATGTAATGGGCCGAATCGACATTATTACAGGAACATTAGGTAAGGCGCTTGGCGGAGCCTCAGGAGGATTTACCGCTGCTCGAAAGGAAATAGTGGAACTGTTAAGACAAAGGTCAAGACCCTATTTGTTTTCAAATACACTGGCACCTTCAATAACCGGGGCGTCTATTGCTGTGATAGATATGCTAAGCCAAACTACAGACCTTAGAGATAAGCTGGAGTGGAATACTAAATACTTCAGAGAAGCGATGACTGAAGCAGGATTCAATATAAAACCAGGTGAGCATCCTATAGTTCCTATTATGTTATATGATGCACCTTTGGCTCAACAATTTGCAGAAAGCTTGTTAGAAAAAGGGATTTATGTGATAGGGTTCTTTTATCCTGTAGTGCCCAAAGGGCAAGCCAGAATCAGGGTGCAGATATCAGCTGCTCACGATCAAGAACACTTAGATAAAGCCATTAAAGCATTTACCGAAGTTGGTAAAGAGCTTAAAGTGATAAAATAA
- a CDS encoding NAD-dependent epimerase/dehydratase family protein: MDRILVTGACGQLGSELTLALRELYGNENVIASDVRPAEGDLLNGPCIILNAMDKSDVENAIDDHQITQIYHLAAILSAKGENDPKFAWDLNMTSLLNILELARDKNLDKIYWPSSIAVFGPDTPKDNTPQNTIMSPTTVYGISKLAGERWCEYFHNKFGVDVRSLRYPGLIGYKVKPGGGTTDYAVDIFYKALEENKYESFLEADAYLPMMYINDAIKATINLMQAKSEDVKVRSSYNISAMSFSPEEIAAEIKKSLPDFKISYQPDFRQKIASSWPNSIDDSQARADWNWQHEYDLSKMTLSILKGLKELLNN; the protein is encoded by the coding sequence ATGGACAGAATTCTTGTAACAGGTGCATGTGGACAATTAGGATCTGAATTAACCTTAGCCCTTAGAGAATTATATGGAAATGAAAATGTTATAGCATCAGATGTAAGACCTGCCGAAGGAGATCTTTTGAATGGCCCTTGCATTATACTCAATGCTATGGATAAAAGTGATGTTGAAAATGCCATTGATGACCACCAGATCACACAAATCTATCACTTAGCAGCCATACTCTCTGCCAAGGGAGAAAATGACCCGAAATTTGCCTGGGATTTGAATATGACCAGCTTGCTTAATATTTTGGAACTGGCTCGCGATAAAAACCTTGATAAAATCTATTGGCCCAGCTCCATAGCCGTTTTCGGACCAGATACACCAAAGGACAACACACCTCAAAACACTATAATGAGCCCCACCACTGTGTATGGAATAAGCAAATTAGCCGGTGAAAGATGGTGCGAATATTTCCATAATAAGTTTGGAGTGGATGTAAGAAGCCTAAGGTACCCAGGCCTTATTGGCTATAAAGTAAAACCCGGAGGAGGAACCACAGACTATGCCGTGGACATTTTCTACAAGGCACTGGAAGAAAATAAATACGAAAGCTTTTTAGAGGCAGACGCGTACTTGCCTATGATGTATATTAACGATGCCATAAAAGCTACCATCAACCTAATGCAAGCCAAGTCTGAAGATGTAAAGGTGAGATCCAGCTATAACATTTCGGCTATGAGCTTCTCTCCTGAAGAAATTGCTGCTGAAATAAAGAAATCTCTTCCTGATTTTAAAATTTCTTATCAACCAGATTTCAGGCAAAAAATAGCCAGTTCATGGCCCAACTCAATAGATGACTCTCAAGCTAGAGCTGACTGGAACTGGCAGCATGAATATGACCTTTCAAAAATGACATTATCAATTTTAAAAGGCCTTAAAGAATTACTCAACAATTAA
- a CDS encoding T9SS type A sorting domain-containing protein: MKAIVGFVLMVVASYYAEAQEVSQNNYTGSWSSNGSWVDGSAPETANLPVVARNFQINGYISVGTAPAPAPGSVTALSFQSNRDAYDFTVSDTLVVYGDVVFTNKSMNLVIDPGAVMIILGNLTMANKIELASSGSLVVSGDFYKSGSSNQGDYTGTGNVYAGSYSGVAGDFVPDSSEKDVDNDLRNDFPDIYDFVQNNGSAPLPITLLSFNYELVDGNVNLIWATASEENNDYFTIQRSTDGKVFENIEQIAGRGTTSDEQRYSFLDRNPIYGTSYYRLLQTDYDGTEHNVAIKAVFNTSVKSFAIFPSPAAEGQDVKIYTGADNSEALNLEVYSGAGQLLYAQESHAEAGYTVISSGLRSGLYVIKLTTGSLTKTGKLIVE; this comes from the coding sequence ATGAAAGCGATTGTAGGATTTGTGTTGATGGTAGTGGCTTCTTATTACGCAGAGGCTCAAGAGGTTTCCCAAAATAATTATACTGGCTCGTGGTCTTCAAATGGCTCTTGGGTGGATGGTTCAGCGCCAGAAACTGCCAATTTGCCTGTTGTGGCTAGAAATTTCCAAATAAATGGATATATAAGTGTGGGTACAGCACCTGCTCCAGCGCCAGGATCAGTTACTGCCTTAAGTTTTCAGTCTAATAGAGATGCTTACGATTTTACAGTATCTGATACATTGGTAGTGTACGGAGATGTTGTTTTTACTAATAAATCGATGAATCTGGTTATTGATCCGGGTGCAGTGATGATAATATTAGGAAATCTTACAATGGCTAATAAAATAGAACTGGCTTCATCTGGTAGTTTGGTGGTAAGTGGTGACTTTTATAAGTCTGGCTCTTCTAATCAAGGAGATTATACCGGTACAGGAAATGTTTACGCAGGATCATATTCTGGAGTGGCCGGAGATTTTGTGCCTGATAGTTCTGAAAAGGATGTTGATAATGATCTAAGAAATGATTTCCCTGATATTTATGATTTTGTTCAAAATAATGGGAGTGCGCCATTACCTATTACATTGCTTTCTTTTAATTATGAGTTAGTTGATGGAAATGTTAATTTAATTTGGGCTACAGCCTCAGAAGAAAATAATGACTACTTTACTATACAAAGATCTACAGACGGTAAGGTATTTGAAAATATAGAGCAAATAGCTGGAAGAGGAACTACTAGTGATGAGCAACGCTATTCATTTTTAGACAGAAATCCGATTTATGGTACATCTTACTATCGCTTGTTGCAAACAGATTATGACGGAACGGAGCATAACGTGGCTATAAAGGCCGTTTTCAATACCAGTGTAAAGTCCTTTGCCATATTCCCATCTCCTGCAGCAGAAGGGCAAGATGTGAAAATATATACAGGAGCCGACAATTCTGAAGCCTTAAATTTAGAAGTATATTCAGGTGCAGGCCAGCTGCTTTATGCTCAGGAAAGTCATGCAGAAGCTGGTTACACGGTAATTAGCTCTGGATTAAGAAGTGGACTTTATGTAATTAAATTAACTACAGGTTCACTTACTAAAACAGGTAAATTAATTGTTGAGTAA
- a CDS encoding enoyl-CoA hydratase/isomerase family protein has product MSLYQNLTEAIENGILTITISRPESLNALNTETLDELRTAIQEVYDNKEIRGIIITGSGEKSFVAGADIKEIAQLNELNARKFAENGQEIFSLIEQCEKPVIAAVNGFALGGGCELAMACHIRIASENAKFGQPEVTLGIIPGYGGTQRLTQLVGKGKALELITTGDMISANEAKSIGLVNHVVETQDELMELSKKIMSKIVSKAPLAVGMAINCVNAFYAEENGYQTEANSFSNCTKTKDFQEGTTAFIEKRKPEFEGE; this is encoded by the coding sequence ATGAGCTTATATCAGAACCTTACTGAAGCCATTGAAAATGGCATTTTGACTATTACCATCTCAAGACCTGAAAGCTTAAATGCTTTAAATACTGAGACTTTAGACGAGCTAAGAACAGCCATACAAGAAGTATATGACAATAAAGAGATAAGAGGAATTATAATAACGGGGTCTGGTGAGAAGTCATTCGTAGCCGGCGCTGATATTAAAGAAATTGCTCAGCTCAATGAACTCAACGCCAGAAAATTCGCAGAAAACGGACAAGAAATATTCTCTTTAATAGAGCAATGTGAAAAACCGGTGATTGCTGCTGTTAATGGATTTGCTTTAGGCGGAGGGTGTGAACTTGCTATGGCTTGCCACATAAGAATTGCCTCTGAAAATGCCAAATTTGGGCAACCAGAAGTAACTTTAGGCATCATTCCAGGATACGGGGGTACACAAAGACTTACCCAACTAGTAGGTAAAGGAAAGGCTCTTGAGCTTATTACTACCGGAGATATGATCAGTGCTAACGAAGCCAAGAGCATTGGCTTGGTAAACCACGTGGTAGAAACGCAGGATGAACTCATGGAGCTCAGCAAAAAAATCATGTCAAAAATAGTATCCAAAGCTCCTCTGGCTGTAGGCATGGCTATCAATTGCGTTAATGCCTTTTATGCTGAGGAAAACGGATATCAGACGGAAGCCAATAGTTTTTCTAACTGCACTAAAACAAAAGATTTTCAGGAAGGAACCACAGCCTTTATAGAAAAAAGAAAGCCTGAGTTTGAAGGCGAATAG
- a CDS encoding lipopolysaccharide biosynthesis protein, with amino-acid sequence MSKIKSLASQTAIYGISSILGRLLNYALVPIHTDLFPNPNDLGVVTGLYAYTAIFLVLYTFGMETAFFRFATKDNKEDTYNITASFVFFCSTVLSILIFLFSDTLAAWAGYPDSSNLVTWLAIILWIDGLLAIPFARIRLENKAKLFATARIINIVINVGLQVLFLYLIPLIIRKGWTGAEWLQTVYDPDLGIGYIFLANLIANILLLGILGKWLLKVKLTFNSQKLKPILIYASPILLTGLAGMLNEQLDKILIEKFLPDHFYDDMTSTAAVGVYGQTFKLSIFMMLAIQAFRYAGEPFFFSNAKDKKAPELFAKIMHYFVLLSLLIFLMVSINVELIGFVFLRSSTYRTALYLVPILLLGKLFYGIYMNLSIWFKLTDQTMYGTYFSIFGAAITIIGNILLIPVIGYTGSAITSVLCYLCMTIICYRIGNKKYPIPYNFKILSVYIIIACIIAAGTQLFKLENFWMDSIVKLAISLSIVMFIYFIEKPKLVKR; translated from the coding sequence ATGAGTAAAATAAAGAGCTTGGCGAGCCAAACCGCTATCTACGGTATTAGTAGTATTTTAGGTCGGCTCCTAAACTACGCGCTTGTCCCTATTCATACAGACTTATTTCCTAACCCTAATGATTTAGGAGTAGTAACGGGTCTTTATGCCTATACAGCTATATTTTTAGTTCTCTATACTTTTGGTATGGAAACGGCCTTTTTTAGGTTCGCCACTAAAGATAACAAGGAAGATACCTATAACATTACGGCTTCCTTTGTCTTCTTTTGTAGCACTGTTCTATCTATATTAATATTTTTATTTTCAGACACACTAGCTGCCTGGGCGGGCTATCCTGATTCCTCCAACTTAGTGACGTGGCTAGCCATTATTTTATGGATAGATGGACTACTTGCCATTCCTTTTGCACGAATAAGACTTGAAAATAAAGCCAAGCTGTTCGCTACGGCCAGAATAATCAATATAGTAATTAATGTAGGCCTTCAGGTTTTATTCCTCTATCTAATACCACTAATAATAAGAAAAGGTTGGACAGGAGCTGAGTGGTTGCAAACGGTATATGATCCTGACTTAGGCATTGGTTACATCTTTTTAGCCAACCTAATTGCTAACATATTACTACTTGGTATACTCGGCAAATGGCTATTAAAGGTGAAACTCACCTTCAACTCACAAAAGCTGAAGCCCATATTAATATACGCCTCTCCTATTCTCCTCACAGGGCTAGCTGGCATGCTTAACGAGCAACTAGACAAAATATTAATAGAGAAGTTTCTGCCTGACCACTTTTATGACGACATGACCAGTACGGCAGCAGTAGGAGTATATGGCCAGACTTTCAAGCTCAGTATTTTCATGATGCTGGCCATTCAAGCATTTAGATATGCAGGAGAGCCTTTCTTTTTCAGCAATGCAAAAGACAAAAAGGCACCTGAGTTATTTGCTAAAATCATGCACTACTTTGTACTGTTAAGCCTGCTTATTTTCCTTATGGTTAGTATAAATGTAGAGTTAATTGGTTTTGTATTCCTAAGGAGCTCCACCTACAGAACGGCATTATACCTTGTACCGATACTACTTTTAGGCAAACTCTTTTATGGAATATACATGAACCTGAGCATTTGGTTCAAACTTACAGACCAAACCATGTACGGCACTTACTTCAGTATTTTTGGTGCAGCCATCACTATTATAGGAAATATCTTACTTATTCCCGTCATTGGTTATACAGGCAGTGCCATAACATCAGTATTATGTTATCTTTGCATGACTATCATCTGCTATAGGATTGGTAATAAGAAATACCCTATCCCATATAACTTCAAGATTTTATCAGTATACATAATAATAGCCTGCATAATAGCTGCTGGCACACAATTATTTAAACTGGAGAACTTTTGGATGGATAGCATTGTAAAGTTGGCAATATCTTTGTCTATAGTGATGTTTATTTACTTTATAGAAAAACCCAAACTGGTAAAGAGATAA
- a CDS encoding sugar phosphate nucleotidyltransferase, producing the protein MNIIIPMAGRGTRLRPHTLTVPKPLMPIAGKPIVRRLVEDIAKVCDDQLDKIAFIIDRDFGPQVEEDLIKISEAAGAEGIICYQDDKFGTAHAVLCAKELLEGNVIVAFADTLFKADFKLDTSQDGIIWVQQVEDPSAFGVVKLDDDRVITDFIEKPQTFVSDLAIIGIYFFKSGETLHSELQYLVDNKIHDAKGEYQLTVALENMKKKGTKFVPGQVTEWLDCGNKDATVFTNMRYLEYLKDHDHNLISESFKQKNCVIIPPVYIGDNVEIENSVIGPYTSIGANTIIKSSIVKNSIIQTNTKINNANFKNSILGNFVTFEGKSDDFSIGDYNSFQ; encoded by the coding sequence ATGAATATAATAATACCGATGGCCGGCCGTGGGACCAGGCTTCGTCCGCATACACTTACTGTTCCGAAACCCTTAATGCCTATTGCAGGAAAACCCATCGTAAGGCGATTGGTCGAGGATATTGCTAAGGTGTGCGATGATCAATTAGATAAAATAGCATTCATTATAGATCGTGATTTTGGCCCTCAGGTAGAAGAAGATTTAATCAAAATATCCGAAGCTGCAGGAGCCGAAGGCATCATCTGTTACCAAGATGATAAATTTGGAACTGCTCATGCCGTTCTGTGCGCCAAAGAATTACTGGAAGGAAATGTAATTGTGGCTTTTGCCGACACTTTGTTTAAGGCAGATTTTAAATTAGACACTTCTCAAGATGGTATCATTTGGGTCCAGCAAGTAGAAGATCCATCTGCTTTTGGCGTAGTAAAGCTTGATGATGACCGTGTTATCACAGATTTCATTGAAAAACCACAGACCTTCGTATCTGACTTAGCCATTATAGGTATCTATTTCTTTAAGAGTGGAGAAACCCTACACAGTGAGCTACAGTACTTGGTAGATAATAAAATTCATGACGCTAAAGGTGAGTACCAACTTACCGTAGCTCTAGAGAACATGAAAAAGAAAGGGACTAAATTTGTTCCTGGTCAGGTTACAGAGTGGTTAGACTGCGGTAATAAAGACGCCACAGTTTTTACCAATATGCGTTATTTAGAATACCTTAAAGACCACGATCACAACCTTATCTCAGAAAGCTTTAAGCAAAAGAACTGTGTTATAATACCCCCTGTATATATTGGAGACAACGTAGAAATAGAAAATTCAGTAATTGGACCTTATACCTCTATTGGTGCTAACACCATTATTAAGAGCTCTATTGTGAAGAATTCTATTATTCAGACCAATACTAAAATAAATAATGCCAACTTCAAAAACTCGATTTTAGGAAATTTCGTTACTTTTGAAGGTAAATCGGATGATTTTAGTATAGGAGATTACAATAGTTTTCAATAA
- a CDS encoding tetratricopeptide repeat protein, producing MGWSKKNFIIHIIFCAIIVLIAPTQSIAQKNKNKGNNSASKLRDAEYYFTEGEKYFILEDYAKALVLFQKSLDVAPDNATVHYKIAQIYAAGQEMDKALINIKKALDSDPDNKYFYVLAGEIHTQMGDFKNAASTYEQMTSTIEDTDQYLFELAAIYLYQQDYDKAVEVYDRIEKHYGPNEDVISQKQKIYLSNKEFDKALQEGQKLIDTYPEEEQFVLNQAEVLLSNNKTEEARILLKNFSEQNPDNSMKSRLVLSELDRKEGDMEGAIANMEIAFKDPSLDIQEKIQILAEYRVSMTPEELKNSGVKLAELLVEAHPEVADSHIIYADILQTVGELPLAKDAYLKSLELDQSNFAVWQNILQIFIQQNKMDSVLLFSDQALELFPNQGSLYYFNGYANLRKQNYQEAVYALEQGKRLSSSNLSLVSAFNSMLGDAYNGTEQFAKSDKAYEAALDFDPENYAILNNYSYFLALRKEKLDEAEKMAAKTVKNNPDNATYLDTYAWVLFTNGKYKEAKKIIEQAINTGEVTAVFHEHYGDILYKLGQVDAAVKQWQKAKEMNPKSELIDKKIADRKLYE from the coding sequence ATGGGCTGGAGCAAAAAGAACTTTATCATACATATTATTTTTTGTGCTATTATAGTTTTAATAGCCCCAACCCAGAGTATAGCTCAAAAAAACAAAAACAAAGGTAATAACTCTGCATCTAAACTAAGAGATGCAGAGTACTACTTTACTGAAGGTGAAAAATACTTCATACTGGAAGATTACGCCAAAGCACTCGTACTCTTCCAAAAATCATTAGATGTAGCTCCAGACAACGCCACCGTCCATTATAAAATAGCTCAAATCTATGCCGCCGGGCAAGAGATGGATAAAGCGCTTATAAACATCAAAAAAGCGCTGGACTCTGACCCCGACAATAAGTACTTCTATGTACTTGCCGGCGAAATCCACACTCAGATGGGCGATTTTAAGAATGCAGCCTCTACCTATGAGCAAATGACCTCCACAATAGAGGATACGGATCAGTACCTCTTCGAGCTGGCAGCCATTTACCTTTATCAGCAAGACTACGACAAGGCTGTAGAAGTTTACGACAGAATAGAGAAACACTACGGTCCCAATGAAGACGTAATATCTCAAAAACAAAAGATATACCTAAGTAATAAAGAATTTGATAAGGCCTTGCAAGAAGGTCAAAAACTTATTGATACTTACCCTGAAGAAGAGCAATTCGTTCTTAACCAGGCAGAGGTTTTACTATCCAATAACAAAACCGAAGAAGCCAGAATCTTACTTAAAAATTTCTCAGAGCAGAACCCTGATAACAGCATGAAGTCCAGGTTGGTTCTTTCTGAGCTAGACCGTAAAGAAGGTGATATGGAAGGCGCTATTGCTAATATGGAAATAGCATTTAAAGATCCCTCTCTTGATATTCAGGAAAAAATACAGATTCTGGCAGAATACAGAGTATCTATGACTCCTGAAGAGTTGAAAAACTCAGGCGTTAAACTTGCTGAATTATTAGTAGAAGCTCACCCCGAAGTGGCAGACTCTCACATTATATATGCAGACATACTACAGACAGTGGGAGAATTACCTCTGGCTAAAGATGCTTACCTTAAGTCTTTAGAGCTAGACCAGTCTAATTTCGCCGTATGGCAAAATATATTGCAAATATTCATTCAGCAAAATAAAATGGACAGCGTGCTCCTTTTTTCTGATCAGGCATTAGAGCTGTTTCCTAATCAGGGCTCATTATATTACTTCAATGGTTACGCCAACCTCCGCAAGCAAAACTATCAAGAAGCAGTATATGCATTAGAGCAAGGCAAGCGCCTTTCCAGCTCCAACTTATCATTAGTAAGTGCCTTTAACAGTATGCTAGGTGATGCCTACAATGGCACCGAGCAATTTGCCAAATCTGATAAAGCCTATGAAGCCGCATTAGATTTCGACCCTGAAAACTATGCTATTTTAAACAACTACAGCTATTTTCTTGCTCTAAGAAAAGAAAAGCTTGATGAAGCAGAAAAAATGGCGGCTAAAACCGTAAAGAACAACCCGGATAATGCTACTTATTTAGACACTTATGCTTGGGTACTTTTTACTAACGGCAAATACAAAGAGGCTAAAAAAATTATAGAGCAAGCAATAAACACAGGAGAGGTTACCGCTGTTTTTCATGAGCATTATGGAGACATCCTCTATAAACTGGGGCAGGTAGATGCCGCAGTAAAACAATGGCAAAAGGCCAAAGAAATGAATCCAAAATCTGAACTAATAGACAAAAAGATCGCTGACAGAAAACTATATGAATAA